Genomic segment of Aliarcobacter trophiarum LMG 25534:
ATGAATGAAAAAATTGTTTTGACTGAAGAGTTTCTTGTTGCAAGGGGAGGGGAAAGAGATTGTTATATTCACCCTTTAGATTCTACAAAAGTTATAAAGGTTTTATATATAAATAATAAAACAAATAGAAATCAGAATACTTTAGAATATAAATATTTTAAGTTTTTAGAAAAACAAAATGTACCATTATCTCATATTACAAAATGCTATGGATATATAGATACAGATTTGGGAGAGGGTTTGATTTTTGATAGAGTATATGATTATGATGGAAAAACTTCTATGACATTTTTAGATATTATTATAAAAAATAGACTTACAAAAGATGTACGCGATAAAATGGTAGAAGAGTTGAAAGAGTATCTTTTCAAATATAATATTTTATTTGTTGACATAGCATTATATAATGTATTATGTTGTGAATATGAAAAAGATAGATATAAATTAGTAATAATTGATGGTTTAGGAGGAAGAAGAGTTGGAATTAAATTCTTTTTATATCTAAATTCAAAAATATTTACAAAGTATAAAATAAGAAAAAGTTGGAAGAGATTTTTGGTAGGCTATAATAAGAAACGATAGTACTAAAAATTTATATGGAATTGAAAATGAATGAAAAAGTGATTTTAAGTAATGATGATATATTTGATAAAGGTGGACTTAGAAAAGTTTTTGTACATCCAGAAGATAGTTCAAAGATAATAAAAGTAAGTAGTTTTGATGATAATGGGCAAAATGAACTAGAAGCTAGCTATTATAACCATTTAAGAACACAAAAAATATCTTATAAACATATTTCAAAATATTTTGGAGAGATTGAGACAAATTTAGGTCATGGAGTAGTGTTTGAAAAAACAACAAACTATGATAATACAAAATGCTTAGATTTAGAACAATTTATAAAACAAAAAATAGTTTCAAGATCTTATCTTGACGAGTTGATAACTGAGTTAAGAGATAATATTTTATCAAATAATATACTTTTTTATGATGTTGGTTTATCAAATATATTGTCTCAAGAGTATGAAAAAAATAGATATAAGCTTGTGATAATTGATGGGCTTGGTGGAAGATACAAAGAAAATCTAAATTTTCATTTAAGATTAAAATATAAATTTTTGTCTATTAGAAAAATAAAAGAGCAATGGGATAAGTTTGAAAAAGTATTTAAAAATGAAGCTGATATAGTATATGATAATATTTTTTTATGGGATAAATATTCAGATCAGCCAAATATTATAAAAAATAGAGAATTTAAAAAAAGAGTTAGAAAGCTACATCTAAATGATTTTATTAAAATGATATTTACTACAATTTATGTTTTACCTTTTTCTATACTTTTTATGAAGTTTTTTAAAGGTAAAATAGAAGTTTCAAATAAAGATTTTATAGGCCTTGGAGTGAATTTAGACAAAGATGACGGCAAAAGTACTCAGCAAGATTTAATAGAAGAATTAGGGGTTAAAAACCTAATAATAAGAGTACCACTTGGGGATATAGAAAATATTGAAATGTATGTAGATTTTGCAAAAAGTTTTAATCAAAAAAGTAAGAAAAATATTTTGATAAATATTATACAAAATAGAGAGAATTTACAAAATCATGCTTTATTAAGAAAAAATCTAGAAAATATTTTTGAGAACTTTAAAGATATTTCAGATGAGTATCAAGTTGGAACTACTATAAATAGATTAAAATGGGAGATATTTAGCATAAAAGAGGATTATATTCCTATGTTTGAAATAGCTCAATCTTTAAAAGAGCAAAAATATTCAAACATTAAACTTTTAGGGCCATCAGTTATAGATTTTGAATACTATTACAATGCTAGAGCGATGTTTAATCTAAAAAAAATAAAGTATGACATAACTTCAGCACTGCTTTATGTTGATAGAAGAGGAAGTCCAAAAAATAGACAATATGGTTTCTTTGATTTAAGAAATAAGATAGATTTATTATACTCTTTGGTAAGGTTAAGCCCAAAAACTTTAAGTGATAAGATCTATATAACTGAAACAAACTATCCTATAAGCAATACAGCTCCATATGCACCAACAAGTGAAAAAGAGTGTGTATCTCTTGAAAATTATACAAAATATATGTTAGAGTATTTTGAAATAGCAAAAAAGAGTAAGAAGATAAGAAGAGTTTATTGGCACCAATTAATAGCTACTGGTTATGGTTTAGTTGATAATAGAGATGGAAAAATAGTAAAATATCCACAATATTATGCCTTTAAAGAGATGTTGGAAAATAAGTAAAATATAAAAATAGATATAGATTTGAATTTTAGGAAAAAATATGAAAATATTTATAGAGATACCATCATGGCTAGGAGATGCAATTATGGCAACTCCAGCTATACAAAATATAATAAAAACTTACCCACAAGCTAAAATTATACTTCTTGGCTCTTTTGTATCAACAAAGGCTTTTGAGAATTACCCAAATATTGAGAAAATAGTAGTTGATGAGACAAAAAAGAGTGGAAATAGATATAAAAATTTGATAAATCTTGCAAAATCTTTGGGAAAATTCGATATTGCACTATCTTTTAGAAGAAGTTTTTCATCAAAGTTTATGATGTTTTTTATAAAAGCAAAGAGAAAGTTTAATTATAAAAGATTCACAAAAAAAGAGATACATTTAGCTATAAGATATAATGATTTTGTAAATAAAGTTTTAGGCTTAAATAATGAAGTAGGGGATTTGAAACTCTATTTTACTCCTTTTAAATATACAAAACCAACTTTGGGAATAAATCCAGGAGCAACTTATGGAAGTGCTAAAAGATGGTATCCAGAAGAGTTTGCAAAAGTTTCTGTATCTTTATCAAACAGATATGATATTGTGATTTTTGGAGGACCAACAGAGATTGATATTGCAAAAGATATTGAAAATGAGCTTCTAAAACAAGGAGTAAGAAATTATCAAAATTTAGCAGGAAAGACAACTATTCCTGAACTTATAGAAAAAATAGCTGGATTAGATTTATTTATTACAAATGATAGTGGTCCTATGCATATTGCAGCAGCATATAGAGTAAAAACAGTTGCCATTTTTGGGCCAACAAAATTTACAGAGACAAATCAGTGGCATAATGATGAAAATGGTTTGATTGTTACAAAAAATTTAGATTGTTCCCCTTGTATGAAAAGAGTTTGTCCTTTAAAACATCATAATTGTATGAAGTTAATAACTTCTGATGATGTTTTAAAAACTTTAGAAAGATTATAAAGTTGTAGCTTATTTTAATTATAATTTGATTATAGGTTTATTTATTTTTTATTAACTAAGTAAATATACTATTCGAAAGATTATTTCAAGGAGATATTATTTGAAAGTTTTATCTACAAATAAGTTAATTGTTTTTTCATCTATATTTTTTACACTTTTTTATAACTTTAAGTTTTTTAAAGATATGTTTGTAGCCTATGGTTTTGGTGGTTTAAACTCACTATATTTTCTGTCAACCGCAATTTTACTTATATCTTTGATGACTTTGATATTTTTAATATTTAGTTCAAAATATATAATTAAACCATTTCTTATAACTCTTTTTGTAATTTCAAGTTTTACGGCTTATTTTATGGATAGTTATAGTGTTGTTATTGATAGTGAGATGATAAGAAACTCTTTGCAAACAAATCTTAAAGAGTCAGCCGATTTGTTTAGTTTTAAACTTATTTTATATGTAATCTTTTTAGCAATTTTACCAACATATTTTATATATAAAACAAAAATAGAGTATAAAAGTTTTAAAGTTGAGCTACTTTCTAGATTAAAAATAGCTCTTTTAGCTTCTGTTTTAGTTTTAGTCATAGCTTTTAGTTTTAGTAAATTTTATACCTCTTTTTTAAGAGAACATAAACCTTTAAGATACAATGTAAATCCAATTTATTGGATATATAGTATAGGAAACTATATAAATAAAACTTTTGATACAGCACCTATTGAGTTAAAAGAGATAGGGCTTGATTCAAAAGTAGTAGAACCACTACAAGAACCAAAAGAGTTAATTATTTTAGTTGTAGGTGAAACGGCACGAGCAGATAGATTTTCATTAAATGGATATGCTAAAGAGACAAATCCACTTTTAAAACAAGAGGATATTTTGAGTTTTTCAAATATGAGTTCATGTGGAACTTCTACTGCTCACTCAGTTCCATGTATGTTTTCAATCTATCCAAAAGAGCAATATAGTTATAAAAAAGGAGTCTCTACAAAAAATGTTTTGGATGTTTTGAAAAATACTCAAGATATTGCAATTTTATGGAGAGATAATAACTCTGATTCAAAAGGAGTAGCTCTTAGAATTGATTATGAAGATTATCAAACATCAAAAACAAATACAATTTGTGATGAAGAGTGTAGAGATGAAGGGATGTTGGTTGGACTTGATGATTATATAGAAAAAAATAAAAATAGAGATATTTTAATAGTTCTTCACCAAATGGGAAATCATGGACCAGCATACTACAAAAGATATCCAAAAGAGTTTGAAAAATTTACTCCTGTTTGCAAAACAAATCAATTAGAAAATTGTACAAAAGAGGAGATAAGTAACGCTTATGATAACGCTATTTTATATACAGACTATTTTTTGAGTAAATCTATAAATTTATTAAAAAAGTATGAAGAGAGTCATGAAACAGCTCTTTTATATATGTCTGATCATGGAGAAAGCCTTGGAGAAAATGGTATATACCTTCATGGAATGCCATATGCGATAGCCCCAAAAGAGCAGACAAATGTGGCATCTTTTTTGTGGTTAGGAGGTGGTGCTATGGAGCATGAGTATGATAAACAAAGAGCCAAAGAGATAAAAGATAAAGAGTTTTCACAAGACAATCTTTTCCATACTATTTTAGGTCTTTTTGAAGTAGAAACAGAGGTTTATGATAAAAATCTGGATATTTTAAATGACTACAGAAACGATTAATAAACAAATAATTGTTACAGCTATTGTATTTATTGTTACTATTTTAATTTTTGAATTAACAAAACTTGATATTTATATTCAAAGCTATTTTTATAATTTTGAAGATAAACATTGGTTAATACAAAAAGACCAAACTCTAAAATATATCTTTTATGATGGGTTTAAAAAACTATTTATTATTATCTCTATTATCTTTATAGTTTTATCTCTTTTATCTTTTTCTAAAAGATTTAATTTATTAAATAGATATAAAAAAGGTTTAATTATAGTTGCTTTAACTATGCTATTTGTTCCAGCATTAGCTATATTTAAAAACTATACAAATATGCCTTGTCCATATAATGTAGTAACTTTTGGTGGAAAATATCCAGAAATTAAGCTTTTTGAAACATATCCAAAAGATTTTGTACAAGAGACAAAATCAAGATGTTATCCTGCTGGCCATGCAACTATGGGATTTTCTTTGATGGCTCTTTATTTTTTATTTAAAACAAGAAGGGCTAAAAATATTGCTTTATTATTTGGAGTAATAGCTGGAGTATTAACTGGTGGTTATAAGATGTTAGTAGGACATCACTTTTTAAGTCACACACTAGCTACAATGATTTTGGCTTGGTTAGTAATTTTATTGGTAGTTAAATTTGTTTATAAAATAAAAATGCTAGAAGAGTAATCTTCTAGCAAAAAACTATTTATAAGCTTTGTTTTTATACATATCGTCTAGTACATAAATAAGAGCTAAAGCCTCTTTTTCTAGTAGTTCATCTTTTTCAGTATTTACAAGTTTTTTATCTTTATATAGAAAAGTCTTAGTCGGAAGATTTGGTACTAAGATAGCTACTTTATCACCTTTTCTATAGGCATAAATTTCATCAAATAACATAAGATTTATCTCTTTTTTATTGTCCTTAAATATAGAGTTTCCCAAAATAGGATATGATAAATCAATACCTATTAAATCTAAAGCAGTTGCTAAAATATCAGCTTGTGATGTTAGATTATTGTATATAAGAGGAGTTATATCAGAACTAATTATCACAGCTGGAATTTGGAACATATCAATTGGAACTATTTGATCTCCATAAACTCTAACATTATGATCAGAAACTACTACAAAAACTGTGTTTTTATAATACTCTTCTTGTTTTGCAAGTTCAAAAAATTTTCCAATTGCAAAATCTGCATATTTTATTGCATTTTGTACACTCTCTTTTGGTATATTTTTCTCAAATTCTATTTTTCCATCTGGAAGTTCAAATGGAATGTGATTTGAAGAGCTAAACATAACACTTACAAAATTTTCACCATTTGTTGAATACTCTTTAAATTTTTCATTTGCTTTTATTACTAAATCTTCATCACTAACTCCCCAAGTACTCCTAAAAATTGGGTTTTTATAGTCTTCTTCTTCAATAACTTCATCAAAACCGTTTCCTAAATACCAAGCTTTCATATTGTCAAACCTAGCCTCTCCACCATAAATGAAGCTTGATTTATAACCATATGGTTTTAAAAGAGTTGCAACTGTAAAATAATCTTTTTGAGATTTATTTCTTTTTAAAACTTCGTTCCCCGCAATTGGCAAAGTTCCACTAGAAAGTGCTGCTAGACCTCTTACACTTCTTGTTCCATTTGAAAAAAGCTTTGTAAATGAGATATTTTCATATGCCAATTTATCCAGATTTGGAGTGAGATTTTGATCTCCAGCAAATCCTGTAAATTGAGCACCCATACTCTCTTGTATAAATATTACAAGATTTTTTTGTTTTTTAGTTTCTAGCTTAGTTTTTACTTCTCTATAAAAAGGCCTAGATCTATTTTGAAACTCAATTCCAAGTGCTTTTGAAGCATAACTGTATGCTTCATCAATATTCATTTTACCATATTTTAAAATATCACTTTCACTTCCTTTGTTTGAATAGTATGCATAGCCCAAGGAGTGTAAAGAGTTCTTTGTAATCTCATTTATAACTCTATTTGAGCTATACAAGGCATCTGAAATATTTACAGGTCTATGACCAAAAGATGAACGAATTCCTAAAAATAGAATCAATAAAATTGGTAAAAGCAATAAAACTCTTGATAAATAACTTTGTTCAAAAACATTTTTAAAATTTATAAAATATGATTTTATAAATATTCTTGCTACTAAAAATATTATTACAAAAACTATAATAAACTGCAGTTTATACTCTTTATAAAGTAAAGAAGCTACCTCCTTTGGATACTCTAAATATTCAATAAATAGGTAGTTTGGTTTTAAATCATACTGTGCAAAAAAAGGAAAACTTGCACACTCTATAAAAATAGTTAAAATCAAAAATCCTAAAATATAGTTTTTTAGTAGTTTTGAAGTAAAGTTAGAAAAATATTTAGGAGCTAAAGCTAAAAACAGAGTTGGAATAACTAAGATAATAGATATTACAATAGTATCCATTCTTAAGCCATAAATAAAAGTTAGAAGTGATTCATTAAGAGATAGCTCATTAAATCTATCATTATATAAAAAATAAAAAGCTACTCTTGATATAAGAAAAATAATAAGAAATAGTATGTAAACTTTTGAAAGTTCCAGAATTAGACGCATTTATGTCCTTTAAAATAGTATATAAAGACCAAATATTTTTTATATTTGGTCTTTTTATTAAGATAGGAACTCTATATTAATATTTTTTGGTTACAAGTTGATTACAAAGTAGTTTTAGCTAAGTTCATTATCAATTATTTGACAAATCGTATGTGCAAATAGGATATGCATCTCTTGAATTCTTGGAGTATCATTTGAAGGTACAACTAAATTTACATTGCAAAGTTGATTCATCTCTCCGCCATCACGACCAGTTAAACCTAAAGTATTACATCCTAACTCTTTAGCAACTTTTAAAGCATTTATAACATTTTTTGAGTTTCCAGAGGTTGAAATACCAATTAATAAATCACCTTTATTTGCTAAAGCTTCAACTTGTCTATCAAAAACTCTATCATAACCATAGTCATTTCCAATAGCTGTCAATGCACTTGTATCTGTTGTAAGAGCAATCCCTGGTAATCCTCTTCTTTCAGTTTTATATCTTCCTGTTAATTCAGCAGCAATATGTTGTGCATCAGCTGCACTTCCACCATTTCCACAAATTAAAATCTTATTTCCAGCTCTTAAAGTTTCTACTGCAAGTTTTGAAGCTTTTAAAAGTGGCTCTTGCATAGTTTGTATAGTCTTTTCTATAGTTTCTTGGTGAGCCAAAAATTCTTTAATTATTGCATTTTGCATTTTCTATCCTTTTTATAGTGTTTGTTGTACTTTTTCCATCTACAAATTGAACAAGTTTTAACTCTTTTGCAATATCTTGTCCAACTACCTCTTTCCCTTCATAATCTCCACCTTTTACAAGTACATCAGGTTTTATAAGTTTTATCAACTCATACGGAGTCTCTTCTTCAAAAATTACTACATAATCAACACTTTCAAGTGATGCTAAAATATAAGCTCTATCATCTTGAGTGTTTATAGGTCTTGTCTCACCCTTTAATTTTTTTACACTACTATCTGCATTTAATCCCAAAATTAAAACATCACCATAACTTTTTGCTTCTTGAAGATATTTTACGTGACCAACATGTAAAATATCAAAGCAACCATTTGTGAAGACTACTGTTTTCCCTTGATTACGGAATTTTGAAGATAGTTTTTCTATCTCATCAAAAGTTTTTATATGTGAAGAAGAGCTTGATTTATGTAAACTTGACTCATATTCATAAATCTCATCTAAAGAAGCTGTTGCACTTCCAATTTTCCCAACCACAACTCCAGCTGCTAAATTTGCAAAATATAGAGCTTTTTTGATATCAAGTCCACAAGATAATGCAAATGTAATAGAGGCAATAACAGTATCGCCAGCACCTGTTACATCAAAAACCTCTCTTGCAACAGTTGGGCTTGTAAATAGATTTTCATCAAATATTGCAATTCCTTGTTCGCTTAAAGTTATAAGTGAAACTCCTAAACTGCACTCCTCTTTTAGTTTTTTTAAAGCTAAAACTAAAGATTTTTCATCTTTTATATCAATATTTGTAGCTTCAATAGCCTCTTTTTTATTTGGAGTTAAAGTATAAGCCCCTTTATATTTAGAAAAATCTTTGCCTTTAGGATCTGCTAAAACTTTTACAGAGTTTTTATTTGCAATTTTTATTATATCTTGAGTTAAACTAGGAGTTAAAACACCTTTTTTATAGTCAGATAAAATGATAGCACTATAGTTTTTTATATTTTTTTCTAAATTAGCTATTATTTTTTGGGAACTTTTTTCATTAATATCTTCAATACTTTCTACATCATATCTTAAAACTTGTTGATTTGAAGCCATAAGGCGGCTCTTTTTTGATGTTTTTCTAGAGTTCTCAACTACAAGATTATCTATTTTTACATCAATTTTTTCTAACAAATTTTTTAACTCATCTGCAACACTATCATCTCCAATTACACTTATTACTTCAACCATACTTCCAAGGCTTACAAGATTGTTTATTACATTTCCAGCTCCACCTAAAGTTGAACTCTCTTTTTTTACATTTACAACTTGAACTGGTGCTTCTGGAGAAATTCTATCACAAGAGCCCCATAAATAGTGATCTATCATTAAATCACCAATTACTAAAATATTAGGTTTTTTATCAATCTTTATCATTTAACTTCTTCTTTAAATAATCTTTTAATCTCTGGAATATAGGCTTTTATTCCATCTTCTAATGTATATTTTGGTTTATAATCTAAGAATTTTTTTGTTGTTTCAATATTTGCTTCTGTGAAAAATTGATAAGAACCAATAAAAGGATTGGGAATATACTCTTTTCCATTATTAATTTCTAACTCTTTTTGTAAAATATCTACTATATCTTCAAAGCTTCTTGCACATCCAGTTCCTACATTATAAACCCCAGATTTTTTAGGTTTACAAGCTTTTATATTTGCCTGAATAATGTCTTCAATATAGATAAAATCTCTTAAAATTTTGTCACTTCCTTCAAATAATTTTGGAGTAAGTCCTTTTAAAATCTGATGTCCAAATTGAACAACCATAGAAGCTGTTTTATTTTTGAAAAACTCTTTTGGTCCATAAACATTAAAGTATTTGAGACCTACAATACTTATTGGTAAATCTTTTTTTAAATAAGAATAAGTGATATTATCCATCATCACTTTTGAAAATCCATAAACATTGTTTGGTTTTTCAAATCCAACTTCAAATCTATCGCTATCACCATAAGTTGCAGCAGAACTTGCATAAATCATATTTGCTTTATGTTTTATTGCAATTTTGAGCAAATCTTCATAAGCATTTACATTTGTTTTTATCATAATATCTTGTTCAAGTGCAGTTGTATCAGAAATTGCAGCTTGATGAAAAATATAATCAAATCTATAATTTTCTTCCAAAGATTTTAATAGTTTCTTATCATTTATATCTCCACTTATAACTATTCCATTAAATCCAAGTAGATTTTTAAAATGACCAAAACTTTTTAAATTTCCATTTGAAAAAGTTTCACCATTTCTAAACATATCTATTACTACAACTCTTGCTTCTGGATACTCTTTTTGAAAATAAAAAGCCAAGTTTGAGCCTATAAATCCAGCTCCACCAGTTATTAAAATTGTTTTTTTATTAAAATTTATATTGTTATATTTCAAGTCTTATCCTTTTATATATTTTAAACTATCTTTCAAGTTTTTTGCTACAAAAAACTCACTATTTGTCTCTTTATCTTTGTTTATCAAAACTTTATTCCTAATTTTACCATTTTTTGCACACTCTATATCACTCTCTTTATCCCCAATAAGCCAAGAGTTTGCTAAATCTATAGAAAAATCGTTTAAAGATTGTAAAATCATTCCATTTTTAGGTTTTCTGCATGTGCAGTTTTCCTCAGGATTATGTGGGCAAAAATATATTTTTAAAATATCTATACCCTCCTTTTTAAACTCATCTAGCATATATTTACTCAAAGTTTTAAACTCTTCAACTGTATAGTATCCTCTTCCAATTCCAGATTGATTTGTAACAATAATTATCTCAAATCCTAATTTTAAAAACTCTCTACAAGCTTCAAAAACACTATTTATAAACTTAAAATTCTCTATTTGATAGACATATCCAAAATCTTCATTTATAACTCCATCTCTATCAAGGTAGATTATCTTTTTTTGCATTTTAATCCTTTGAAAATCTAGCTTAAATAATATCATAAAGCTCTTTTAACTATAATTACAATTTTAAAATAGGAAAATTAAATTATGAAGCAAATAACAATAGATTACAAAACAAGTAATATTTTGATAAATAGGTTAAAAACTAAAGAAGATATAAAAGTTTTAAAAAAATCATCTTTTTTCGCAAATATTTTTTCTAAAAAAAGATATCCAGATATATATTTTCATAGTGGAGATTTAGATGAAAATTCGATAGATTTTATAAAAAATTCTAAATTTATAGTTACAAACTCATTTGCAAATCTAAATTTAATTTTAGCAAAAACAAAAATAAGCCATGAAAAAATAAAGGTAATCTACCCTAGTGTTGATATGAATTATCAAAAACCAAAAGAGCTAAAAGAGAGATATAAAGATAGATTCTCTCTTACTCCAAATACAAAAATTATATTTTTTACAGCAAAAAACTTTAAGACAAGTGGTGTAAAAGAGTTATTACAAATAGTTTCAAATATAACTTATGTTGATTTTAAAGTAATTATTGCTGGAAGTAAACAGCAGTTGGCTGCTTTGGAGTTTACACTACCTAAGTATTCAAAGTTGGAAACAAAACTTATACTTTTAGATGAAAAGTTAGAAAACTTAGATGAACTATACCTAATAAGTGATATTTTCCTACTTCCTAGTTATAACAAAAATATTGCAAGCAGTGTT
This window contains:
- the gmhB gene encoding D-glycero-beta-D-manno-heptose 1,7-bisphosphate 7-phosphatase, with amino-acid sequence MQKKIIYLDRDGVINEDFGYVYQIENFKFINSVFEACREFLKLGFEIIIVTNQSGIGRGYYTVEEFKTLSKYMLDEFKKEGIDILKIYFCPHNPEENCTCRKPKNGMILQSLNDFSIDLANSWLIGDKESDIECAKNGKIRNKVLINKDKETNSEFFVAKNLKDSLKYIKG
- a CDS encoding glycosyltransferase, with product MKQITIDYKTSNILINRLKTKEDIKVLKKSSFFANIFSKKRYPDIYFHSGDLDENSIDFIKNSKFIVTNSFANLNLILAKTKISHEKIKVIYPSVDMNYQKPKELKERYKDRFSLTPNTKIIFFTAKNFKTSGVKELLQIVSNITYVDFKVIIAGSKQQLAALEFTLPKYSKLETKLILLDEKLENLDELYLISDIFLLPSYNKNIASSVIKAMYCKCVVFTTMNNDSKEIIDVFATMETPSDPSTSFKIDAILFDEKELKKIKNQNRDIALEMSIEKNIEKFNDILSRI